One Pangasianodon hypophthalmus isolate fPanHyp1 chromosome 7, fPanHyp1.pri, whole genome shotgun sequence genomic window, CACTGGATAGTTTTTGTTTTACactccattctgtgtaaactctagagactgtgcATGAATACTCAAACctgcccatctgacaccaacagcCATGCAGTGGTCAAAGTCAATGAGATTACATTTTTcacccattctgatgtttgatgtgaacattaactgaagctcttgctctGTATCAGCATGATTGTATGAATTTGTGTGAATGAGCAGGCattattaaagtggctggtgactGTATGTccctctttatttttctatgtTTATTAAAACAGGACATTGTTTTGGTTCACAGAAGTCTATTGAAATCCGACCCAGTTAGATCAGAAGCAGTCTGAAGGTAATCAGATCAGAAGATAGTAATTAAATAGTTGATTACATTACTAATTACGTACCAGATTCTATTTCCTCAGTAGTCTATACAACATAGTGATTATTAACTATAATACAGGAAAGACATATGATAgtaagagagataaagagagtgtgagagacagagaggagagattACATTTCCGGCCCACTATAGGTCCGGTGTCAAGGCACTCAGACACCTCGTCCAAACTCATGCCTGTCTGAGTGTGACTCACGTCTTGGTCTAATCTCTGCTTCACGATGGAGAGCCAGGCACTGCCGCTAGTGAAGCAGCTGGGGAGAAGCCTCAGCTGTCAATAATTTGCAAACTCGGCACTAGTGAGATATCACATTTTTAGACACACTTGCAGAACCTTAAAGCagcagaaattattttttttaaatcccttaTTACCTCTAACTAATAGGTACATCATTCTCATAGGGCTTACTTTGCTATTATTTATAGTGAATGATACTGACTGGGGcatttttttaggattttttttttttttttttgcttatgatAACTTCTTATTCTTCTTGCACACACCTATGTTTTGCATATAGTAACCTTGGTGTTAATGATGTTCCTGACGCTGCTGAGTTGCCATCTGGATGCTGCAGTGAGCAGTGGCATAAACATTAGTGCCGGCCGTGGGAGTCAGCCTCCCTGTGCCTCTCTCTTCCGTACACTGCCTTGCTCCATCTCCTCACCCTTTTCCTTCACTGTATCTCTAGGAGTTGATGCAAAGCAAatgtaagagagagagggagagagagagagagagagagagagagagggaaagagagagagagatttggtaTTCTTTAAGAGCAGCGGGTTCAGATGCACCTCACTGCTTTAAGCTGGAGTGGTTTAGTCACTGTGAGAAAAGATACTAAATTAAAACAttgctctgtttctcttcttgTGTAGGTGGAAAGCTCATATTCCCACAACAGCAGCCGGTGAGTAAATTAAGTTCACATTTTCTGCGCATTAGAATAAAATCTCAGGTACTAATCCCATCATCTCAGTTAAAAGTGTTCTGTTTCTTCTAAATTAACTAGCAGacctaaaaaaaattgcacaggAGCGCCACACTGTGGTTGTGCTTGAACAAATATAATGTCAGTCAATGGTGACAAATTTAAGGAGGAAAAACTTGGCTCTTTTATGGTGTacggggcatttatttattttgtcagcATGCTTTGGATCTACTTGTCCATTTAGAAGGAagtgtcactgcaaatcaatgcaaagtttttctgactgatcactgttatcctataatgaaacatttatattctgatgggagtggtttcttccaggatgaccccgcccctctccacagggcacgagggctCGCTGAATGgcttgatgaggatgaaaatgctgtaaataatatgctatggccttcacagttaccagatctcaacccagtagaACACTggtgggagattttggagtgatgtgTCAGACAGCGGTCTctaacaccatcatcaaaacaccaactgagggaatatcttttggttTTGGTGTTCATCCttccagtacagttccaaaGACTTGTGTTCTGAAGCTGTTTTGGTCACTTGTGATGCCTCAACACCTTATTAAGACACTTTATATTGCTTTTTCCTTTGTCACCTGTCTATATCTCAGTATTTCAACTTAGATTTCCCTTTGGCAAATGTGTTCAAAATGAgctttgaaaaaaatcataaaattactGTACTACCTTTTGAAATCATATATAGCAGAAGtgcaataaattaataattccATTTATTAGTAGTCATTTGCAGCAGTGAAAAAATGAGAACTTAAGAAAATACTTGTCAAGAATTTACATTTAAGCAGAAAAAGGAACTATGAAATCAATCATATTTCacttgtttggtttttttttttgcttcctcaATTAATGATATATAATCAACTGATATTCACAAGCTTATATAGAGGTAACAAATTGGCTTAGATACATTCAGTAAGTGATTGTTTCAGTGACTGCTCTGTTACTCATTCTGAATTCTGCTACTATATAGCTTATCTATAATTaaatcttcattttctttccagGACCAGTGCCCTTATTGTCtagacaataacacacacacctctagtcCAAAAGACAGCCAAAAGCTCAGTCGTGTTCGCCCAGGAAAACTCTGGAATCAACGGTCTCTTGTCACTCACTCCAAAGGCATCGCACCGCAAATCACCAAGAACTATCGCAAGCTCCTTCTGAAGAGTTCAGCCGTGCTTCGGCAGCTCAACAGCACTCCTGCTGGCCAGGCTTCCAATCACATTCACAGGCTGACCCAAATACAGCAGTCCCGCCGCAAGCTGATGAGAGACGTGTGTGCCAAATACAGAAGCCTCACGAGGACCGTAAGCCGCAGGCAGGTGTCCCGCATCTATGTAGAGGACACACACAAGCTCCTGTACTGTGAGGTGCCCAAGGCAGGCTGCTCCAACTGGAAGCGTGTGCTGATGGTCCTGCAGGGCCAGGCGTCCTCCACAAGGGAGCTCCGACATGAAcaggtgcattatgggaacaGCCTAAAGCAACAGTCACAAATTCTAGTTTAGTTTTCATTAATGTAAAGttctgttaaaatattaaactgaatTTGGTCTTTATGTCAATGATTGTAATGTAGTTAACCTTTTTACTGTCTTTGCTGTTTATATTCTCCCCTGTATGAACAGGTGCATTATGCGAACCACTTAAAGCGACTGGACTCTTTCGACCACAAACAAATTGCCCATCGCCTGAATACCTACACCAAAGTGCTCTTCCTGAGGGAGCCCTTCGAGAGGCTTGTCTCAGCTTTTCGGGACAAGTTTGAGAGCCCGAACTCGTACTATCACCCAGTGTTTGGGAAGCCCATCATTGCCAAGTACCGTGCTAATGCATCGAGGTCAGCCCTGCTCACTGGAGAGGGTGTGACCTTCAAAGAGTTCATCCAGTACCTGCTCGATGTTCGGCGTCCTGTGGGGATGGATATCCACTGGGAGCGTGTGGTGCAGCTTTGCAGCCCCTGCCTCATAGACTACGACTTCATTGGCAAGTTTGAGACAATCGAAGAGGAAGCTAATTTCCTCCTTAGGCATATCGGAGCGCCTGCTAACCTGACTTTCCCCAGCTTTAAAGACAGGAACCCGAATGCAGCCAGGACATCCTCACGCATTACACAAGAGTATTTTTCTCAGCTGAGTTTAAATGAGAGGCAGAAAACCTATGACTTTTTCTATATGGATTATCTAATGTTCAACTATTCCAAGCCATTCTCAGATTTACACTGAGGAGTTTGTGAATGTATAGACTGAGAACTTTTCAGTTGTTGGtctgttgtttgtgttttacttcagtctaattattaattattttctttatttaatttcgCTTTTTAATGTAATTCATCAGTCTGTTTATTCTGGCTTCGGCAAACTGGTTTGTGCAAGCCTACACTACTCTTTCAGATCTCATAAACGTAGACATTAtcactcactctgtcactcactttcagtaatcgctttatcctgatcagtgtcgccgtggatccggagcctatcccgggaacactgggaatgaggCAGGAAATACACCCTGGCTGGAATGCCAATCCATCAAAAGGCATAAACGGGGATATtatgaaggaataaaacatgatggcgTGTtctattataggaaaacaatttacgactgggtggtgtgatgtgccctaatgcaatcttttttttttataacagcacatcccaaagtgttttattcctcttataccacataaTGTGTAATAtctgtgaaacaggttagttgctgttatcactttcattataacagctataaacctagcctctctttttctctctcttgaagctaataagaaACATAAAACCTCAATATAACTAAAAATCGCTAAGCACAAAgccatctgtcctgaagattttacCATGATGGAAAACATAatggaacagctttacctcagagCACTCACACTGACTGAAGTCTTCTTTCATAAACATtgaataaacgtctccttacaaaaaggagtgacatttatatattttttgttgttaaataacaacactttttaaaagtatttgtttataattaacaggcttgtgcgatataatgatttaatcatcTCCACACGATATTACACTGCCACGATATCCAGTAACGTTTACTccgattatattatattaccagaactgccaacctttacacatttCGCTGAGaagctctgcattttaacatggGGGAACATTAGTACCAGTTATCCcttaaaaatatgccaaaagagcagtctttttctccacaataaaacagcagatgagccaTTGGACACATGAACCTGAAATGATTTGTGCAGACATTTTGAACTCTCAGTATTAACTGACTCTGGCTAGATGCCTTGACCCCTTCTCCCTAACTCACATGCTCTGTACTAGGCTTAAAGGGAAAGTTTGGAGTTCATTAATGGGAGATAAAATTGACTGGGAGGtgtgatgaataaaatgtatcGATGTATGTTCAGCTTAGCTAACAGTATACAAGGatatatttaacatcatttAACTATGTGTTTTCAATTCTCGGCCACAAGAGAAAAAAGGATAACAATTTTGaactaataatattaaatagacctacaacaaagtgtcagaTCTAACACATATTAATGATCATGAtcattagaaagtgattaaatacgCTTTGTTTGCTGTATGTGCAGTCAGCACTCAGACGCGTTCAAACACTTTGAGCAGCAGAAAATCAAGTCAAAATCTCGACCATGAGGACAAAAAATAACTGCtttgtaaaagaaatatatcattaatgtgctggttttttttttactgtttactgcagaatctcctaaaaatccaccatccagctgatgTTTCACAGCTGTCCCTATTTTCCGTAAACCTGAAATGGCagaaatgctcattttcctgaCTTTTTTAGATGGTTTTGGatgaataaattttttattatgattttttatttttttttgtaaactggTAAATGGTAAATtacaatatcgcacaagcctgaCTGTTTATTTAGGCTTAAATTATGTGAGCATCTACAGTaaaagttcctgtgaatgagttgttactacgGAAACAAATTAGAAGGAATGCATTAATTAACCTGTGGTTTGAATTAcagtcagagcttctgttatagaaaattaatcaacaccttcggaccaatcagaactgagaaatcaaaacagtgctgtggtatatttAAGGATTAATCTGTACTATTTTTAAGATCTAAATGaagtattaattatttatacattgtTCTTTACCAGGTTTGCACGGTATTCCAATACAGTGCAGAACTAACTGATTGTGTTTATAAGAACTGCTTTTCCACTTTAATCTGATTATTTGTTCTAAAATGATCATCCATTTCACCTTTAATTTGTTGTCCTGACCATTTCTCTCTTTGCACAGTTTTTGTGTCAGGATGCCACCAGtagcttaaacacacactgttattgGGCTATTGATGAATGATGGATGTTCGAAGTCTATGATGTGGATGTCTGATGTGATTTGGTGTTCTGTACGGAACCATAAAACACAGTGTAGCATGCCTTTAGCCTTACAGCATACTGCCGGTCAGCACATATCCACATTTTTACTTGTTGGGAATGTTTGAGTTTAAAGGAAGACATATagtaatgtataaaaaaaaagtatgtaccTCACAAAGTAATGACAGCATCTTAATTTTAAAGTTGAATGTATATCTATGTGCCATTGCCTTTTTTACTGTTGATGATGTATTCAGAttagattatttaaataatttgggGAGGTGGATTACCAAATTTTAACCAAATAAACTGGTTTTAATGTGGTGTAATACAACAGATTTGTTTGACTCCTGTTATAGATTGTGTTTGATTCATGGGTCTTATATGGCATGTACAGTGGAAATGCATTGTacatgttcagtgttttattatttgttattgtcATATTATTTATGGCCTGTAGTCATTTTAACCGCTTAAATTCCcagaataatatgctttaaggtCAACTATATAATATGATTCCAATGtaaaactgtatatttttataattaagaATGTATGTGAAAGCCTCTTTTATAAAGTTATTGTTGTTTCTCTACATCAGCAGTGATCTGCTTCGCTCCCTCCCCCTCTCGTGCTACAGTAAGCCTGTCCCCTCTCCCCTTGCCTCGGGCATTCAGGGCACTTTCACCCCACACCCCTCTTATtacccctccctctctctccctctctctccctctctctctctctctctctctctgagggaCAGCCTCGGGCTCTGACATCTCAGATTGCGCCACTCAAAGGgcacatcaaatcagctgctatTTGTCATGAAGGTTACAGAACAAAGAAATGTACAACTGTTCTGTTTCTTAGAATCCTGTCTGCCTGGTGTTTGTAGTTAAACACCACAAGTAACCCAGTGGGTCATTAATCTAGCACAAGAATCACACAACAAACCTCAGACTGGTGAATAAGGAGGGTAGGATTCTGGTGATGTGACCCAAGTGTACAGGGAACGGAAAAGGAGCAGAAACATGGACTGACAGGACATTGTTGAAGATGTAGCTAAGAATCTCTCATCTGTGTACATTCTATTTAATAGACCATATACACTGaacaaccactttattaggaacacctgtcaTGCAGTtaacaggtcaagagcttcagttagtgttcacatcaaacatcagaatgggggaaagtgTCTCTCAGTGACTGACTGTACCAGATGAACTCCTGATCTCCTGATCTTCATgcgcagcagtctctagagtttacacagaatggcgcaaaaaaacaaaaaccacccAGTGAGGGGCAGTTCTGTGGGAAATGCACAAGGTTGAAGATGACAGGAGGGctaccactctttacaaccgtggtgagcagaaaagcaacacTTCAGACCTTGAAGCAGATGTACAAGAGCAGAAGaacacatcgggttccactcccgTCAACCGAGAACAGGACTCGGAGACCACAATGATCACAGGCCCACTGAAACTggcagctgaagactggaaaaagtccaggtgatgtttttctaaTCTACACCTGTCCAATTTCAGAGAGCATTAATTTAGCCTTAATAATGTGTTAAGGTGTAAGTtgtatttaaaatgatcagttgATTAGACTAAGCAAACACTGAATACTATATTCAGGTAAGTTCATGAGCATATTATCATCAAAGCTCTAATCAGAAATCACTGGAAACTGAAGTTTTGATAACTGATATTATAAGATATTATATTTCACGATGTGCACGTGTGTACTTCCGGGATCACTCTGGCCAGGCCGTGGTACTTCCGGAACAGGTGCAGATTCACGTGAGCCGGGGATATAAATGATATGTAGAGGTGTAATACTGCTAACATCCAGCAGATGGCGCCTCTGTGGCGTGAAGGTGTCGGAGGgcgctttaaaaaaatgtcatcattaATATGATACTAAACAGATAATATTTACTTTGTTAATGGGATAAGTTTCGTTCCTGAATtcgtactgtatataaaaacgcatttacagataaaataaataaataaggattcATTATACTTATGCTGCAATAATTAAACCATATTTAGACCATATTTTTAAATGCCAGTCTACTCATTTGAGCTAcaagctttatatatatatatatatatatatatatatatatatatatatatatatatatatatatatatatgtgtgtgtgtgtgtgtgtgtgtgtgtgtgtgataatgtgtaTTTGGTGCATGCAACCTAGTTTTCATACAGGTTTGTAAAGATCTCTTAAAACAGTTATGCTGTTCCAAAATCTCAGCAAGAGaggctgtggttttttttttctctcctctagGCAATTTCCATGAAGTTGAATGGAAGCTGCAACATGGGGCGATAGATAGTGTTATATGCACACAGAGGCTATGTTACTGGGATGCACATCATTTGGATAACCCGTTTATTCCCATCTCTTTCTCACATCCCCCGTAAATGAAGGAAATTAAGTGCGGGCGCTCGAGGCGACATCCTAAGctatttaaatctttaaatttaCATCTTCCTCCTGCCTCAAGTAATTGAACTAACTCCGGGCTTGCTGCTTTAATTGAGCAAAAATATCTTGTCTTCCTGCTGCTTTGCTCTGACGAGGGAAACTAATTTCAGCCAACGGCGAGGAAGAAAAAGGCATCAGTTGGCAATATCGTTTAGTCCAAATAATTTGAAACATAGCCTAATTTTGAATGCAAATGCAAAGTGTTGCACTTGCTGTATGTTTTGTCTGGGGAGTGGAAAATGGACTAGTATTTGCAAGTGTAGAAGTTTCCGAACACACGCAGGGGTTAAACTGTCACAGCGCCCAGTTTAACACCCTTTAGTCCAAGTCAGCTCCAATTGGAAATGGAAATCATTTCTAGGCCAATCTTTCCTGCAAAATTCTTCCATGCAATAAATCGCACCGACAGACATTTCGCCACACAGTGCTCCAAAAAGCAATCAGCCATGTCACGTGACCTAGACAAGCGCCGTTGTACAAGATATTGTTCTAGAATGTTATcgaagtgcacagacagctgccTATAATCATGATGTAATAAGAACACATTCCCTTATATGGaaaattttttcatttcaaagttgtatatttttttagttaagGCGGATGTAAAGTGCTGGGGCTGCAGCTACATGGCGGCTCAGTGggtcacactgctgtatcacagctccagggtttccGGTTCggtcctgagctcgggttactgtctgtctgaaggtttgcatgttctccttgtgtttcCGGTTTCCGCCCACTAGGTTGATTAGCTGCATTAAATtgccctttgtgtgtgtgtgtgtgtggtctgaatATATCTAGTGCCTGTCCTGGGAATAGCGGGCgcgaggcgggaatacacacCCAGAATACACCCCAGATTCCCGCCTCGCGCCCGGtcttcccgggataggctcagGATCTACCGCGACCCTGAGCAGGAGAAAGTGCTTACTGACGATCTGTGTGTCACAAGATCACTCTCCTGTGACAAAAATGGACCAAGcccaaaatatgaagcttttattggtcttaacaacaaatctttggtcaggaaattagcaagaattaaacagagACTGTGGCTCTCTCCCTGCTCTATCAGTCCTGGTTCCTtttatgagcttgttatcaggctcatgatgagctgcatcaggtgtggcagataaacaaataatgactaatatgaaaaaaaaaatcccaggaaatatttgggaaaattttgtacacccagacatgtgttagtttgaataatacataaagcattttaattattatcatgATTTCACCTTTGCGTACACGAAGactaagtgaatttccctgtttctggctttttcccccaaacaaacacttcactgcagcaGAACTGCACgagcacaggagctctcaggagtgcatttctttcattcttgctcattttctgacctaTGATTTGTTActaaaaccattaaaagcttaatatttttgccattttgggctcggcccattttttttttttgcccaggagtgtgtaGATAAGCGAAAAGTGTGCGTTGTTAGTTTATAGGTGTTGATGCCTTTATCACGTGACATTGATAACTATAAAGGAAGCAGGATATCTCTATTATAAAAGTACCTTTTCCCACAGTATCAGCCTTTATCTAACATTTCAGATATTGTAATCTGATGACTTTGTGCTTCATGCTTTTCGCATGAGCAGGCTGTGTTGTGGTCGCTGGTAGGCGCCACTCCGCCGCTCTGGAGGAAATCGTTAACACGAGGGTTAAAGAGTTGAGTTCAAAGTGCGCGCGCACTTACACTTTCGCCTTCTGTGTAGTGTAAAATCTGCGGGCTGAACCTGCTATTCGGGCTGgacctgtctgtctccctcgggataaacctgtctctctctctctctctctctctctctctctctctctcttcccgaACACATGCCATTAAAGTCGGTCGCGTCCATCCAGCCGCGCGCTGTAATTGAAATGGCGCGCGTGGCCGGAAGCGCTTTGTGCTCTGTCGTGCGGCGCGCGCCGATCCGCGTCACTCCGGTCTGCACGGACACAACagtagagatagagagaaaacgCAGCAGAGATGCAGAGATAAGGGCCAGGCAGTCATTTAtggactgaaaaaaataattgtagcTTTATTTAGAATAggtccatcatcatcatcagccttCCTCATGGTGCTCTTTTACCATCAACCACTCAGCCACTATCATGACTAATCTACTCTAAATAATCATCTCAGGTGACATTGTAGGTAACCATCTAAAccgttatctctctctctctctctctctctctcacacacacacacaggattttgCGCCAGCAttgcgcgcgcgcgcacacactgtTTGTTGGGACAGAAATGagaataaatggaaatgaatgtgAGCCTAAAGAATGACGGCGCGCGTGCACATGTGCGCAGCAGGATGAGATGTTAATGTGGTGAGGCGGGCAGAGCGCAGCTGATTGGAGCCCTAATCCCTTTCCCCCCGGGGCCGTTTTCAGAGCCCCGAGCCAGAATTCCTGCTCTGCTCTCCTCCACTGTTATTCGGGAAGGATCTCTGGCTTCAGCGcactctcttcctgtctcacacTCCAACCACAAACGGAACCGTAAAGCCaaaaaaagaggcagagagacgaTCGATCGACGCCGACTGAGCCATGACTTCCAAGGTAAGCACGCGCTTCTCTCCCCATGGAGCTGCTTTTTGTGGAAACTCTCTGTATCTCCTCTCTGTGTTAACCGACTTTTAAAGCCACAgcgacctcacacacacacacacgcatacacacgccGCTGATGTGCGCAcggagctgctttttttttcttctttctttttgcgGATTTTAACGTTTTGCGGGATTCGGCGTGTCAATACTGTACGAAGAACCGAATCGGCTGAAATCCGGGAGCGCTGAAGTATCGAACATTTTCCCAAAGTTATTTCTAAAGGAATAGAAATCTCctcgatcacacacacacacacacacacacacggggagagagagagagagagagagagatcagagttCCTGATCAGATTGCATCGGACATCCTAACATGTTTGAAACGGTAATctttataacactttttttaaatctgtatatttataaacacataaagCCATATTTTAATGTGTCAGGACCGTGCTGTGTTCAGGAGCTCCTCTGGCCGCATCCCAAATGCAGCTCAGTACcggacatatagtgcactacgtagggtggATGTGGCATTATTTCATAGTTTAAATAGTGCACTGGTACACTGAGTAGTGATGTATTTGTGATTTGAGCGACGGGATTACAGGAAGTGCGACAGAGTTAGTTCACAAATTTTAACctgaaggagagaaggagaactaGCCTACTATACAGACTCATGTGTCAAAAGGTATGTTCCCTAATCCGCATTTTGATATCGTTCATATTCTGACCATTCAGTGCTGTAATATGTGGTTTTGAAAGTATTTCAGGCTTAAATAGTATAGTACAGAATACTgaaccattcattcattcattcattcattcattcaccttttGATTTGCTGTCTAGCAGAACTGGAGTTAACCTCAATATCTGATagcatataatataaaaattataaacagccatgtttttaatcactgttttaATCACActgtaaggggaaaaaaaggttcctgGAAGATCTTTGAAATGTTCTTTGAGTTAAAATGTCTCCAGAAACCTTTTTGCA contains:
- the si:ch211-269c21.2 gene encoding carbohydrate sulfotransferase 8 — encoded protein: MDCKVIDGGRRCLRLATMRLPYIFLFLLLFSAGGLLLLLHLQYLTETLHEQAPGGKLIFPQQQPDQCPYCLDNNTHTSSPKDSQKLSRVRPGKLWNQRSLVTHSKGIAPQITKNYRKLLLKSSAVLRQLNSTPAGQASNHIHRLTQIQQSRRKLMRDVCAKYRSLTRTVSRRQVSRIYVEDTHKLLYCEVPKAGCSNWKRVLMVLQGQASSTRELRHEQVHYANHLKRLDSFDHKQIAHRLNTYTKVLFLREPFERLVSAFRDKFESPNSYYHPVFGKPIIAKYRANASRSALLTGEGVTFKEFIQYLLDVRRPVGMDIHWERVVQLCSPCLIDYDFIGKFETIEEEANFLLRHIGAPANLTFPSFKDRNPNAARTSSRITQEYFSQLSLNERQKTYDFFYMDYLMFNYSKPFSDLH